One window of the Actinomyces wuliandei genome contains the following:
- the coaE gene encoding dephospho-CoA kinase, with product MARGTRRPPHPSDRALRVGLTGGIGTGKSTVADLLAEHGATVVAADDIARDVVGPGTPGLAAVVEEFGQGVLKADGTLDRSALGSIVFADEGSRARLEEVLLPLIAAEAWARLEEVPAGEVAVYDVPLLVEGQMQDMFDLVVVVEADLDTRLERLAERGLGAEQAMARIASQATDAERRAVADVVLVNSGTPQALARDVASLWEDQLAP from the coding sequence ATGGCTCGTGGTACCCGTCGTCCTCCTCACCCCTCGGACAGAGCGCTGCGTGTCGGCCTGACCGGGGGGATCGGCACTGGCAAGTCCACGGTGGCTGACCTCCTGGCCGAGCACGGTGCCACCGTGGTCGCCGCCGACGACATCGCCCGTGACGTCGTCGGGCCGGGGACCCCTGGCCTGGCAGCGGTCGTCGAGGAGTTTGGCCAGGGTGTGCTCAAGGCCGACGGCACGCTGGACCGCTCTGCGCTGGGCAGCATCGTCTTTGCCGACGAGGGCAGTCGCGCCCGTCTGGAGGAGGTCCTCCTGCCGCTCATCGCTGCCGAGGCCTGGGCCCGTCTGGAGGAGGTGCCTGCTGGCGAGGTGGCTGTCTATGACGTGCCCCTGCTGGTCGAGGGACAGATGCAGGACATGTTCGACCTCGTGGTGGTGGTGGAGGCTGACCTGGACACGCGCCTGGAGCGACTGGCCGAGCGTGGACTGGGTGCTGAGCAGGCCATGGCCCGTATCGCCTCCCAGGCGACCGATGCCGAGCGACGAGCCGTGGCCGACGTGGTCCTGGTCAACTCTGGGACGCCGCAGGCCCTGGCACGCGACGTCGCCTCCCTGTGGGAGGACCAGCTGGCCCCCTGA